In Longimicrobium terrae, the following proteins share a genomic window:
- a CDS encoding SDR family oxidoreductase, producing MRTVRELFDLSGSVALVTGGGRGLGEQMARGLAQAGASVALASRKRDACADVARELAEEHGVRTLALRLDVSAEDEVRAAFDEVEAALGPVDLLINNSGTSWGAPAERMPLDAWRKVMDVNATGTFLCSREIASRLIARGAPGAILNIASVSGLKGSAPEILDAAGYSASKGAVIALTRDLAVKWARHGIRVNVLAPGFFRTAMTDKVLDGAEKALARIVPLGRVGGEDELLGAALFLLSPAAGYVTGQVLAVDGGMTA from the coding sequence ATGCGAACCGTCCGCGAGCTGTTCGATCTGTCCGGAAGCGTGGCGCTGGTGACCGGGGGCGGGCGCGGGCTGGGCGAGCAGATGGCGCGCGGGCTGGCGCAGGCGGGAGCGTCCGTCGCGCTCGCCTCTCGCAAGCGGGACGCGTGCGCGGACGTCGCCCGCGAACTGGCGGAGGAGCACGGCGTGCGCACGCTGGCGCTGCGGCTGGACGTATCGGCGGAGGACGAGGTTCGCGCCGCGTTCGACGAGGTGGAGGCGGCGCTGGGGCCGGTGGATCTGCTGATCAACAACAGCGGAACGAGCTGGGGTGCGCCGGCGGAGCGGATGCCGCTGGACGCGTGGCGCAAGGTGATGGACGTGAACGCGACCGGCACCTTTCTGTGCTCGCGCGAAATCGCGTCGCGGCTGATTGCGCGGGGCGCGCCCGGCGCCATCCTGAACATCGCCTCCGTTTCCGGACTCAAGGGGAGCGCGCCGGAGATCCTGGACGCGGCCGGCTACAGCGCCAGCAAGGGCGCCGTCATCGCGCTCACCCGCGACCTCGCGGTGAAGTGGGCGCGCCACGGGATTCGCGTGAATGTGCTGGCGCCCGGCTTCTTTCGCACGGCGATGACGGACAAGGTGCTGGACGGCGCGGAGAAGGCGCTGGCCCGCATCGTTCCGCTGGGCCGCGTGGGCGGGGAGGATGAACTGCTGGGCGCGGCGCTGTTCCTGCTGTCCCCCGCGGCGGGATACGTGACGGGGCAGGTGCTGGCGGTGGATGGTGGGATGACGGCGTAA
- the pabB gene encoding aminodeoxychorismate synthase component I, whose protein sequence is MDDLHGAAAGTEPVSARFDAPGGPGAARSFRFRGLLTVLRADTLADVVPVLAAVQRAARDGLHAAGYVAYEAAPAFDPALATRPPDPRLPLAWFAIFQTREEVAPSFEDGAAAELGAWRMRIGEAEYRGRIEQIRALIAAGDSYQVNFTTRLGATFRGDADALYARLCLAQCSGYCAHLRLGPVSILSASPELFFRASGGELELRPMKGTRPRGRFPAEDAALAAELAASAKDRAENLMIVDLLRNDAGRVSEFGSVRVERMFAAERYETVHQLTSTIRSRLRPDVGLVEIFRALFPCGSVTGAPKVRTMEIIAGAEDEPRGVYCGAIGFVSPNEAVFSVAIRTLLLDHGAGTAELGVGSGVTYDSDAGAEYQECLDKAEFTRRMPVRFDLLETLLWEPDCGWLLLDGHLDRIAASAAYFGYAFDRAAVAGALQSAAGGFGDERMRVRLTIDRSGHPSITATPLAPLPEPVRVAISADPVDHRDPMLFHKTTHRAAYECRAAARPDADDVLLINERGEVTESTIANLVARIGGVLWTPPLDCGVLPGVLRAELLRTGEIRERVLHPADLRAADELWLINSVRRWRKAILID, encoded by the coding sequence GTGGATGACCTTCATGGCGCGGCGGCGGGCACGGAGCCCGTTTCCGCGCGATTCGACGCGCCCGGCGGCCCCGGCGCGGCACGCTCGTTCCGCTTTCGCGGGCTGCTGACCGTTCTTCGCGCGGACACGCTCGCGGACGTGGTGCCCGTGCTGGCCGCCGTGCAGCGCGCCGCGCGCGATGGCCTGCATGCGGCGGGATACGTGGCGTACGAGGCCGCGCCCGCCTTCGACCCCGCCCTCGCCACCCGCCCGCCCGACCCGCGCCTTCCCCTCGCATGGTTCGCCATCTTCCAGACGCGCGAGGAGGTTGCACCGTCGTTCGAGGACGGCGCGGCGGCGGAACTCGGCGCGTGGCGCATGCGCATCGGCGAGGCGGAGTATCGCGGCCGGATCGAGCAGATCCGCGCCCTGATCGCCGCGGGCGACAGCTACCAGGTGAACTTCACCACGCGGCTGGGTGCCACCTTCCGCGGCGACGCGGACGCACTGTACGCGCGGCTGTGCCTGGCGCAGTGCTCGGGCTACTGCGCGCACCTGCGGCTGGGCCCCGTCTCCATCCTGTCCGCGTCCCCCGAACTCTTTTTTCGCGCCAGCGGCGGTGAGCTGGAGCTTCGGCCCATGAAGGGCACGCGCCCCCGCGGCCGCTTTCCCGCGGAGGACGCCGCCCTGGCCGCGGAGCTGGCCGCATCCGCCAAGGACCGCGCCGAAAACCTGATGATCGTGGACCTGCTGCGGAACGATGCCGGCCGTGTCAGCGAGTTCGGCAGCGTGCGGGTGGAGCGGATGTTCGCGGCGGAGCGATACGAGACCGTCCATCAACTTACGTCGACGATCCGTTCGCGCCTGCGCCCGGATGTGGGGCTGGTGGAGATTTTTCGCGCGCTCTTTCCCTGCGGGTCGGTAACGGGCGCGCCCAAGGTGCGGACGATGGAGATCATCGCCGGGGCGGAGGACGAGCCGCGCGGCGTGTACTGCGGCGCCATCGGCTTCGTGTCGCCAAACGAGGCGGTGTTCAGCGTCGCCATCCGCACGCTGCTTCTGGATCATGGCGCGGGGACGGCGGAGCTGGGCGTGGGCAGCGGCGTCACCTACGACTCCGATGCGGGCGCGGAATACCAGGAGTGTCTGGACAAGGCGGAGTTTACGCGCCGCATGCCGGTGCGCTTCGACCTGCTGGAGACGCTGCTCTGGGAGCCGGACTGCGGATGGCTGCTTCTGGATGGCCATCTGGATCGGATCGCCGCTTCGGCCGCGTACTTCGGCTACGCGTTCGACCGTGCGGCGGTGGCGGGCGCGCTCCAGTCCGCTGCTGGCGGCTTTGGGGATGAACGGATGCGCGTCCGGCTGACCATCGACCGATCCGGCCATCCCTCCATCACCGCCACGCCGCTCGCCCCGCTGCCGGAACCGGTGCGCGTCGCGATCTCCGCCGATCCGGTGGACCATCGCGATCCCATGCTCTTTCACAAGACCACGCATCGCGCGGCGTACGAGTGCCGGGCCGCCGCCCGCCCGGACGCGGACGACGTGCTGCTGATCAACGAGCGCGGCGAAGTCACCGAATCCACCATCGCCAACCTGGTCGCGCGGATCGGCGGCGTGCTGTGGACGCCGCCGCTGGACTGCGGCGTGCTCCCCGGCGTGCTGCGCGCGGAACTGCTGCGCACGGGCGAGATCCGCGAGCGCGTCCTCCACCCCGCCGACCTGCGCGCAGCGGACGAACTGTGGCTGATCAACTCCGTCCGCCGCTGGCGCAAAGCGATCCTGATCGACTGA
- the aspA gene encoding aspartate ammonia-lyase, whose protein sequence is MTDSVYDVLRAHPELRALDDDEMRLLAASAETRTVPTGGYVFRESQPRRAFGILLDGRVQIVKGARGVPSVLHVLGAGESYGEGSLLDDYPHSTSGVVTDEARVVEVPRSAMAGLAEREPRLYGKLVSIAARVISSRLRYANTLLSGRGTGYLSGEMRTEHDLLGERQLSVDLYYGVQTLRATENFPITGIPISQYRYLINALAAIKEAAALANQELGILPAEVADAIVRACREIRDGKLHEQFVVDVVQGGAGTSTNMNANEVIANRALELLGRRKGEYDVVHPNNHVNLSQSTNDVYPTALKLAGSWALADLVHALGDLADAFRGKGAEFSQVLKMGRTQLQDAVPMTLGQEFTAFAVTIGEDMDRLREAAQLIRETNMGATAIGTGINTDPRYAALVCQKLCEVTGLELITAPDLIEATADTGAFVQVSGVLKRVAVKLSKICNDLRLLSSGPRAGLGEINLPPMQPGSSIMPGKVNPVIPEVVNMVCYQVVGNDLTITMAAEAGQLQLNVFEPVIGFNLFQSVDMLIRGAVVLRERCVLGITANVERMRWMVENSIGLVTALVPYIGYERSSELALEALASGRGVYELVQEKAWLSQERLDEILSPEGMTHPRAMPAQVEE, encoded by the coding sequence ATGACCGATTCCGTGTACGACGTGCTGCGCGCCCACCCGGAGCTGCGCGCCCTGGACGACGACGAGATGCGGCTGCTGGCCGCCTCGGCCGAGACGCGCACCGTGCCCACCGGGGGCTACGTGTTCCGCGAAAGCCAGCCGCGCCGCGCCTTCGGCATTCTGCTGGACGGCCGGGTGCAGATCGTAAAGGGCGCGCGGGGCGTTCCCAGCGTGCTGCACGTGCTGGGCGCCGGCGAATCGTACGGCGAGGGAAGCCTGCTGGACGACTATCCGCACTCCACCAGCGGCGTGGTGACCGACGAGGCACGCGTGGTGGAGGTGCCCCGCTCCGCCATGGCCGGGCTGGCCGAGCGCGAGCCGCGGCTGTACGGAAAGCTGGTGTCCATTGCCGCGCGGGTGATTTCGTCGCGGCTGCGCTACGCCAACACGCTGCTGTCCGGCCGCGGCACCGGCTACCTGTCCGGCGAGATGCGCACCGAGCACGACCTGCTGGGCGAGCGCCAGCTTTCCGTCGATCTCTACTACGGCGTGCAGACGCTGCGCGCGACGGAGAACTTTCCCATTACGGGAATCCCCATCTCCCAGTACCGCTACCTGATCAACGCCCTTGCCGCCATCAAGGAAGCGGCGGCGCTGGCCAACCAGGAGCTGGGGATTCTGCCGGCGGAGGTGGCCGACGCCATCGTGCGGGCCTGCCGCGAAATCCGCGACGGCAAGCTGCACGAGCAGTTCGTGGTGGATGTGGTGCAGGGCGGGGCGGGAACCAGCACCAACATGAACGCCAACGAGGTCATCGCCAACCGCGCGCTGGAGCTGCTGGGCCGGCGCAAGGGCGAGTACGACGTGGTTCATCCCAACAACCACGTCAACCTGAGCCAGAGCACCAACGACGTGTATCCCACCGCGCTCAAGCTGGCGGGAAGCTGGGCGCTGGCGGATCTGGTGCACGCGCTGGGCGACCTGGCCGACGCGTTCCGCGGCAAGGGCGCGGAGTTCAGCCAGGTGCTCAAGATGGGCCGCACGCAGCTGCAGGACGCGGTGCCCATGACGCTGGGGCAGGAGTTCACCGCCTTTGCCGTCACCATCGGCGAGGACATGGACCGGCTTCGCGAGGCGGCGCAGCTGATCCGCGAAACCAACATGGGCGCCACGGCCATCGGCACGGGGATCAACACCGATCCGCGCTACGCCGCGCTGGTCTGCCAGAAGCTGTGCGAGGTCACGGGGCTGGAGCTGATCACCGCGCCGGACCTGATCGAGGCCACGGCCGATACCGGCGCCTTCGTGCAGGTGTCCGGCGTGCTGAAGCGCGTGGCGGTCAAGCTGAGCAAGATCTGCAACGACCTTCGCCTGCTCAGCTCCGGGCCGCGCGCGGGGCTGGGGGAGATCAACCTGCCGCCCATGCAGCCGGGTTCGTCCATCATGCCGGGAAAGGTGAATCCCGTCATCCCCGAAGTGGTGAACATGGTGTGCTACCAGGTGGTGGGCAACGACCTCACCATCACCATGGCGGCGGAGGCCGGGCAGCTGCAGCTGAACGTGTTCGAGCCGGTGATCGGCTTCAACCTGTTCCAGTCGGTGGACATGCTGATCCGCGGGGCGGTGGTGCTGCGCGAGCGGTGCGTGCTGGGGATCACCGCCAACGTGGAGCGCATGCGGTGGATGGTGGAAAACAGCATCGGCCTGGTGACGGCGCTGGTGCCGTACATCGGCTACGAGCGCAGCAGCGAACTGGCGCTGGAGGCGCTGGCGAGTGGCCGCGGCGTGTACGAGCTGGTACAGGAAAAGGCGTGGCTCTCGCAGGAGCGCCTGGACGAGATCCTGTCGCCCGAGGGGATGACGCACCCGCGGGCGATGCCGGCGCAGGTTGAGGAGTAG
- a CDS encoding transglutaminase domain-containing protein, giving the protein MNIARITVTAAAAVLFAAAPVLAQRQTYDYRMADSVALAAPANAASVEEIAAKVTRGLHSDRDKARAIYRWITHNIEYDASAFFGSRFMVPVQTPPAVLRRKRAVCDGFSLLFMAMSHAAGLEVGEVSGYAKAYSGDPRNPVSRQRHAWNVVRVDGAWQLVDASWGAGDIIGRDFVRRFRDFYFFPDPEKFIYSHMAEDPAMQLLAHPVSVSQFDRMPALQRDFWELGFSPADVRNASAAGREFVGVFPVAQHPIRVTAAPLAARLVPGAMHRFRIEAPGATEVFAVSGTQWQPLAPAGETAAGGAAQASAPGTAFTGDAALTGPELVLLVRYPEAPAGIVVLRYGSAAATARRGRRGE; this is encoded by the coding sequence ATGAACATCGCCCGGATCACAGTCACGGCCGCCGCGGCCGTGCTCTTTGCCGCCGCCCCCGTGTTGGCGCAAAGGCAGACGTATGACTATCGCATGGCGGATTCCGTAGCGCTGGCCGCGCCGGCAAACGCGGCTTCGGTGGAGGAGATCGCCGCCAAGGTGACCCGCGGGCTGCATTCCGACCGCGACAAGGCACGCGCCATCTACCGCTGGATCACGCACAACATCGAGTACGACGCGTCCGCGTTCTTCGGCAGCCGGTTCATGGTGCCGGTGCAGACGCCGCCCGCGGTGCTGCGCCGCAAGCGCGCGGTGTGTGACGGATTTTCGCTGCTCTTCATGGCGATGTCGCACGCGGCCGGGCTGGAGGTGGGCGAGGTGTCCGGCTACGCCAAGGCGTACTCGGGCGATCCCCGCAATCCCGTTTCGCGCCAGCGGCATGCGTGGAACGTGGTGCGGGTCGATGGCGCATGGCAGCTGGTGGATGCCAGCTGGGGCGCCGGCGACATCATCGGGCGGGACTTCGTGCGGCGCTTTCGCGACTTCTACTTTTTTCCGGACCCGGAGAAGTTCATCTACTCGCACATGGCGGAAGACCCGGCGATGCAGCTGCTGGCCCACCCCGTGAGCGTGAGCCAGTTCGACCGCATGCCGGCGCTGCAGCGCGACTTCTGGGAACTGGGCTTCTCCCCCGCGGACGTACGGAACGCGTCAGCGGCGGGGCGGGAGTTCGTGGGCGTGTTTCCCGTCGCGCAGCACCCCATCCGGGTGACCGCGGCCCCGCTGGCGGCGCGGCTGGTTCCCGGCGCGATGCACCGGTTCCGCATTGAGGCTCCCGGCGCAACGGAGGTGTTCGCGGTCAGCGGAACGCAGTGGCAGCCACTGGCGCCCGCGGGCGAGACTGCGGCGGGCGGCGCGGCGCAGGCGTCCGCGCCGGGCACGGCGTTCACGGGGGATGCGGCGCTCACCGGGCCGGAACTGGTACTGCTGGTGCGCTACCCGGAGGCGCCCGCCGGCATCGTGGTTCTGCGCTACGGGAGCGCGGCCGCAACCGCGCGCCGCGGCCGCCGCGGGGAGTAG
- a CDS encoding penicillin-binding protein activator LpoB → MTTRARSIRRAALLVAGTLVVSAGCATQVTRVNPDQQIDLSGRWNDTDSRLVADALISESFDAESGGDWAARYMEAHGGRRPTVIVGSVRNGSMEHISVGTFVREIERAYLNSGQVQVVASSEERGEVRAEREDQQENATADTRARLARERGAQFMLQGDIQSIEDREAGRRVLYYQVDATLVDIETNEKVWTGQHRIKKMVERPRLRF, encoded by the coding sequence ATGACTACTCGTGCCCGCAGCATCCGCCGCGCCGCGCTGCTCGTCGCAGGAACCCTGGTGGTTTCGGCGGGATGCGCCACGCAGGTCACCCGCGTGAACCCCGACCAGCAGATCGACCTCAGCGGCCGGTGGAACGACACCGACAGCCGCCTGGTGGCCGATGCGCTCATCAGCGAAAGCTTCGACGCGGAAAGCGGCGGCGACTGGGCCGCGCGCTACATGGAGGCGCACGGCGGCCGCCGTCCCACCGTCATCGTGGGCTCCGTCCGCAACGGCAGCATGGAGCACATTTCCGTCGGCACCTTCGTGCGCGAGATCGAGCGCGCGTACCTGAACAGCGGGCAGGTGCAGGTGGTGGCCAGCAGCGAAGAGCGCGGCGAAGTGCGCGCCGAGCGTGAGGACCAGCAGGAAAACGCCACCGCCGACACCCGCGCCCGGCTGGCCCGCGAGCGCGGTGCGCAGTTCATGCTGCAGGGCGACATCCAGTCCATCGAGGACCGCGAAGCCGGCCGCCGCGTGCTCTACTACCAGGTGGACGCCACGCTGGTGGACATCGAGACCAACGAAAAGGTCTGGACCGGGCAGCACCGCATCAAGAAGATGGTGGAGCGTCCCCGCCTCCGCTTCTAA
- a CDS encoding M949_RS01915 family surface polysaccharide biosynthesis protein: MTKLALLLVAGLLAAAPEVDARQIQSRPVQRGALPRQAAIRGNLVLAREWTDRGGRNFLVLSRTPEATSRARCDGSDRCIDRELYAYHYVQRGNTYALLWSATDFVRGCEFDLELKFNPRSVAVTDLDADGTAETSFMYARGCRSDVSQLEMKLIMHEGATKYALRGSSDLMTEIGAQFGTSRMTIDPSFNAAPPSFRAFAVQQWNRFKREMTWPADG; this comes from the coding sequence ATGACGAAACTCGCCCTGCTGCTTGTCGCGGGCCTGCTGGCCGCCGCGCCGGAGGTGGACGCGCGGCAGATCCAGAGCCGTCCCGTGCAGCGCGGCGCACTTCCCCGCCAAGCCGCGATCCGCGGCAACCTGGTGCTGGCGCGCGAATGGACGGATCGGGGAGGACGGAATTTCCTCGTGCTGTCGCGCACGCCGGAAGCGACGAGCCGCGCGCGCTGCGACGGCTCCGACCGGTGCATCGACCGCGAACTGTACGCCTACCACTACGTTCAGCGCGGAAACACCTACGCACTGCTCTGGTCGGCGACGGACTTCGTGCGCGGCTGCGAGTTCGACCTGGAACTCAAGTTCAATCCCCGCTCCGTGGCCGTCACCGACCTGGATGCGGACGGCACGGCGGAAACCTCGTTCATGTACGCGCGGGGCTGCCGCAGCGATGTATCGCAACTGGAGATGAAGCTGATCATGCACGAGGGCGCCACCAAGTACGCCCTCCGCGGATCCAGCGATCTGATGACAGAGATCGGCGCGCAGTTCGGCACCAGCAGGATGACGATCGATCCATCGTTCAACGCGGCTCCGCCATCGTTCCGTGCCTTCGCCGTGCAGCAGTGGAACCGCTTCAAACGCGAGATGACCTGGCCCGCGGACGGGTGA
- a CDS encoding 3-hydroxy-3-methylglutaryl-CoA reductase, protein MGSPGPDHEWERLRAVQRGERPVPPRVPAPLDWSAAGQERRLAFLRGRGVDVPHLAGRGGPVDAAAYRGNIEHFIGMAQVPVGLIGPLRINGMHVRDDVYVPLATSEGALVASYDRGARLLSRAGGVSCVMTDQQVQRAPAFAFATLAQAAGFAAWAAEQGDAFRAVAARGSRFARLTDMRAYVEANRVYLLLGFTTGDAAGQNMVTFAAAAICADILERTPVAPEYWFVESNLSGDKKATSAGFLRTRGRRVTAEALLPRALVMRGLRTTPERMCDCWRMGMIGGVQAGATGASSHVANALAALFLACGQDVACVGEASVGVLRMEVRDGGLYVALTLPNLIVGTVGGGTRLPTARECLSILDCVGEGRADRFAEICAAVALAGEISIVGALAAGEFAAAHLRLGRGR, encoded by the coding sequence ATGGGCAGTCCGGGTCCGGACCACGAGTGGGAACGCCTTCGCGCCGTGCAGCGCGGCGAACGCCCCGTTCCGCCGCGCGTTCCCGCGCCGCTGGACTGGAGCGCGGCGGGGCAGGAGCGGCGCCTCGCCTTTCTGCGCGGCCGCGGCGTGGACGTGCCTCACCTGGCCGGCCGCGGCGGGCCGGTGGACGCCGCGGCGTACCGCGGCAACATCGAGCACTTCATCGGGATGGCGCAGGTGCCGGTGGGGCTCATCGGGCCGCTGCGCATCAACGGAATGCACGTCCGCGACGACGTGTACGTGCCGCTCGCCACGTCCGAAGGCGCGCTGGTGGCCAGCTACGACCGCGGCGCGCGCCTCCTTTCCCGCGCGGGCGGCGTGTCGTGCGTGATGACGGACCAGCAGGTGCAGCGCGCGCCGGCCTTCGCGTTCGCCACGCTGGCGCAGGCCGCCGGATTCGCCGCGTGGGCGGCGGAGCAGGGCGATGCGTTCCGCGCGGTGGCGGCTCGCGGCTCCCGCTTCGCGCGGCTCACGGACATGCGCGCCTACGTGGAGGCCAACCGCGTCTACCTGCTGCTCGGCTTCACCACGGGCGACGCGGCGGGGCAGAACATGGTGACGTTCGCCGCCGCCGCCATCTGCGCCGACATCCTGGAGCGCACGCCGGTGGCGCCGGAGTACTGGTTCGTGGAATCCAACCTCAGCGGCGACAAGAAGGCCACCAGCGCCGGGTTCCTGCGCACCCGCGGCCGCCGCGTGACCGCGGAGGCGCTCCTGCCGCGCGCGCTGGTGATGCGCGGCCTGCGTACCACGCCCGAGCGCATGTGCGACTGCTGGCGGATGGGGATGATCGGCGGGGTGCAGGCGGGCGCCACGGGCGCCAGCAGCCATGTTGCCAACGCGCTCGCCGCGCTGTTCCTGGCCTGCGGGCAGGACGTGGCGTGCGTGGGTGAGGCCAGCGTGGGCGTACTGCGGATGGAAGTGCGTGACGGCGGATTGTACGTCGCGCTCACGCTGCCCAACCTGATCGTGGGCACGGTGGGCGGCGGCACGCGCCTGCCGACGGCGCGCGAGTGCCTGTCGATTCTGGACTGCGTGGGCGAGGGCCGCGCGGACCGGTTCGCCGAGATCTGCGCCGCCGTGGCACTCGCCGGTGAGATCAGCATCGTGGGCGCGCTGGCCGCGGGGGAGTTCGCCGCCGCGCACCTCCGCCTGGGCCGGGGACGGTAG
- a CDS encoding GntR family transcriptional regulator, whose protein sequence is MFHIDPTDPTPVEAQLVRTVRSAIGAGLLSPGDVLPTTRQLSVDLRVGVNAVARGYAELERQQVLETRSGVGIVVRASPDDMQRADLVAELSALEDTLLREAAALGFSLDDVIIHLDSRRTR, encoded by the coding sequence ATGTTCCACATCGACCCGACCGATCCCACCCCGGTGGAGGCACAGCTCGTACGCACGGTGCGCAGCGCCATCGGCGCCGGGCTGCTTTCACCCGGCGACGTTCTGCCCACCACGCGGCAGCTTTCCGTGGATCTGCGCGTGGGGGTGAACGCCGTGGCGCGCGGCTACGCGGAACTGGAACGGCAGCAGGTGCTCGAAACCCGGTCCGGGGTGGGCATCGTAGTGCGGGCGTCGCCCGACGACATGCAGCGCGCCGACCTGGTGGCGGAACTGAGCGCGCTGGAAGACACCCTTCTTCGGGAGGCCGCGGCGCTGGGCTTTTCGCTCGACGACGTGATCATTCACCTGGACAGCCGGCGAACCCGGTGA
- a CDS encoding slipin family protein gives MAGTDVTPFTSNNTPVVQARPPRGNILGTLSLIIPTAIGGAMAVAVAEPLAMVAGAAVGLIAMFSPKIASQWERAVVLKWGRYDGVRGPGVFWVIPGMHTVAAWIDHRTVATSFAAEQTLTMDAVPVNVDAVLFWTVFDAQKAALEVQDYQQAVSWAAQTALRDIIGRTSLSELLAGREKIEQELQALIDRRTNPWGVSVHSVEMRDVVIPASLQDAMSRQAQAAREKQARIILGEAEVEIAKLFEKAAESYQGNPTALQLRQMNILYEGLKQKGGMMVVPSTIVDSMGHAGIMAAAALANQQSAENAKPRSEPDPDVALRIAETNLFPS, from the coding sequence ATGGCGGGCACCGACGTAACCCCGTTCACCTCCAACAACACGCCCGTCGTGCAGGCCCGGCCGCCGCGCGGCAACATCCTGGGCACGCTGTCGCTCATCATCCCCACGGCCATCGGCGGCGCCATGGCTGTGGCCGTCGCCGAGCCGCTGGCGATGGTGGCGGGCGCGGCGGTGGGGCTCATCGCCATGTTCTCGCCCAAGATCGCGTCGCAGTGGGAGCGCGCCGTGGTCCTCAAGTGGGGGCGGTACGACGGCGTGCGCGGCCCCGGCGTGTTCTGGGTGATCCCCGGAATGCACACGGTTGCCGCCTGGATCGACCACCGCACCGTCGCCACCTCGTTCGCCGCGGAGCAGACGCTCACCATGGACGCCGTGCCGGTGAACGTGGATGCCGTGCTCTTCTGGACGGTGTTCGACGCGCAGAAAGCCGCGCTGGAGGTGCAGGACTACCAGCAGGCCGTAAGCTGGGCCGCGCAGACCGCGCTCCGCGACATCATCGGCCGCACCTCGCTTTCGGAGCTGCTGGCCGGGCGCGAAAAGATCGAGCAGGAGCTGCAGGCGCTCATTGACCGGCGCACCAATCCGTGGGGCGTCTCCGTCCATTCGGTGGAGATGCGCGATGTGGTGATTCCCGCCTCGCTGCAGGACGCCATGTCCCGCCAGGCGCAGGCCGCGCGGGAAAAGCAGGCGCGCATCATCCTGGGCGAGGCCGAGGTGGAAATCGCCAAGCTCTTTGAAAAGGCGGCCGAAAGCTACCAGGGCAACCCCACGGCGCTGCAGCTTCGGCAGATGAACATCCTGTACGAAGGGCTCAAGCAGAAGGGCGGGATGATGGTGGTGCCCAGCACCATCGTGGATTCCATGGGGCACGCGGGGATCATGGCCGCCGCGGCGCTCGCCAACCAGCAGTCCGCCGAGAACGCCAAGCCCAGGTCCGAGCCGGACCCCGACGTGGCGCTGCGGATCGCGGAAACCAATCTCTTCCCCAGCTGA
- a CDS encoding DinB family protein, whose protein sequence is MHAQLQSLADDFQSASERLHRLREGIPPNRWAERPAAGGWSVAECIAHLNLTAEAYLPLLRGALDRARGTGGGAPATFRLGLMGWLIHRMAGPGSRTRIKTSAAFVPSADALAQEIVSRFDRLQAEQIALLREADGLPLHRVKVGSPFSDRVRYNTFAAFAIQPAHQHRHLDQAERVWEEIRARA, encoded by the coding sequence ATGCACGCGCAGCTTCAATCCCTGGCCGATGACTTTCAGAGCGCGTCCGAACGCCTGCACCGGCTGCGCGAAGGAATTCCGCCGAACCGGTGGGCGGAGCGCCCCGCAGCCGGCGGGTGGAGCGTGGCGGAGTGCATCGCGCACCTGAACCTGACGGCGGAAGCGTACCTCCCCTTGCTGCGCGGCGCGCTGGACCGGGCGCGCGGAACGGGCGGCGGCGCGCCCGCAACGTTCCGGCTGGGCCTGATGGGGTGGCTGATCCACCGGATGGCGGGCCCGGGATCCAGGACGCGGATCAAGACCTCAGCCGCCTTTGTGCCGTCAGCGGACGCGCTGGCGCAGGAGATCGTGTCGCGCTTCGACCGGCTGCAGGCGGAGCAGATCGCCCTGCTGCGCGAGGCGGACGGGCTGCCGCTGCACCGCGTCAAGGTCGGCTCGCCGTTCAGCGACCGGGTGCGCTACAACACCTTTGCGGCGTTCGCCATCCAGCCCGCGCACCAGCACCGGCACCTGGACCAGGCGGAGCGCGTCTGGGAGGAGATCCGCGCCCGGGCTTGA